A window from Streptomyces sp. NBC_00335 encodes these proteins:
- the lhgO gene encoding L-2-hydroxyglutarate oxidase, with the protein MGRLDCDVLVIGGGIVGLSTAHALAGLAPGTRVVVLEKEDGPARHQTGRNSGVIHSGIYYKPGSLKARFAVRGAAEMVKFCAEHGIPHEVTGKLIVATERDELPRLHALVQRGRENGIPVRELGPTQISEYEPEVRGLAAIHVGTTGIVDYGRVARQLAESSGAEIVYGGAVDLISRRASGIAVRTSDGLVVRARVLVNCAGLQCDRIARLAGDDPGMRILPFRGEYYDLARPELVRGLVYPVPDPAFPFLGVHLTRGIGGGVHVGPNAVPALAREGYGWGVIRPRDLADELAWPGSWRMASRHWRYGAGEVRRSLSKAAFVEAVRRLLPAVRGEDLVPAAAGVRAQAVLRDGTLVDDFLIREGERAVHVLNAPSPAATASLPIGREIAARALASLRAA; encoded by the coding sequence ATGGGCAGGCTGGACTGCGATGTGCTGGTGATCGGCGGCGGGATCGTAGGCCTGTCGACGGCGCATGCCCTCGCGGGGCTCGCTCCGGGGACCCGGGTGGTCGTCCTGGAGAAGGAGGACGGTCCCGCGCGGCACCAGACGGGCCGCAACAGCGGTGTGATCCACAGCGGGATCTACTACAAGCCGGGCTCGCTCAAGGCGCGCTTCGCGGTGCGCGGCGCGGCCGAGATGGTCAAGTTCTGCGCGGAGCACGGCATCCCGCACGAGGTGACGGGCAAGCTCATCGTCGCCACCGAGCGGGACGAGCTGCCGCGACTGCACGCGCTCGTACAGCGGGGCCGGGAGAACGGCATCCCGGTGCGGGAGCTGGGGCCGACGCAGATCTCGGAGTACGAGCCCGAAGTGCGCGGGCTCGCGGCGATCCACGTCGGGACCACGGGGATCGTGGACTACGGACGGGTCGCCCGGCAGCTCGCGGAGTCCTCGGGGGCCGAGATCGTCTACGGCGGCGCGGTCGATCTGATCTCGCGGCGGGCCTCGGGCATCGCCGTGCGGACGAGCGACGGGCTCGTCGTGCGCGCCCGGGTGCTCGTGAACTGCGCGGGGCTGCAGTGCGACCGGATCGCGCGGCTGGCCGGAGACGACCCGGGGATGCGGATCCTGCCCTTCCGGGGCGAGTACTACGACCTGGCCCGGCCCGAGCTGGTGCGCGGGCTGGTCTATCCGGTGCCGGACCCGGCGTTCCCCTTCCTCGGCGTCCACCTGACCCGGGGCATCGGCGGCGGGGTCCACGTCGGGCCGAACGCCGTGCCGGCGCTGGCGCGCGAGGGGTACGGCTGGGGCGTGATCCGGCCGCGGGACCTCGCGGACGAGCTGGCCTGGCCGGGATCCTGGCGGATGGCCTCGCGGCACTGGCGGTACGGAGCGGGCGAGGTGCGGCGGTCACTGTCGAAGGCGGCGTTCGTCGAGGCGGTACGGAGGCTGCTGCCCGCGGTGCGCGGGGAGGATCTGGTGCCTGCGGCGGCGGGGGTGCGGGCGCAGGCCGTGCTGCGGGACGGGACGCTGGTGGACGACTTCCTGATCCGGGAGGGGGAGCGGGCGGTGCACGTGCTGAACGCGCCGTCGCCTGCGGCTACCGCTTCGCTGCCGATCGGGCGGGAGATTGCCGCGCGGGCGCTCGCGTCGCTCCGGGCGGCCTGA
- a CDS encoding sporulation protein encodes MSRELREPNEKLGAVLALAGISNAGLARRVNDLGAQRGLTLRYDKTSVARWVSKGMVPQGAAPHLIASAIGAKLGRPVPLHEIGLADADPAPEVGLAFPRDVGAAVRSATDLYRLDLAGRRGGGGIWQSLAGSFSVSAYATPASRWLISPADSSVAREPVAREAVPGAAPPEGLPAPPGAHVGGVPAQPSGETPPAPAPAAPAAPAPEAGGPQRVGHSDVTKLREAAEDARRWDSKYGGGDWRSSMVPECLRVDAAPLLLGSYTDEVGRALFGATAELTRLAGWMAFDTGQQEAAQRYYIQALRLARAAADVPLGGYVLASMSLQATYRDFPDEGVDLAQAAVERNRGLATARTMSFFRLVEARAHAKAGDSAAAGAALRASEGWLERARDGDADPTWLGFYSYDRFAADAAECYRDLKLPRQVRRFTEQALSRPTEEYVRSHGLRLVVSAVAELESGNLDAACAAGTRAVEVAGRISSARTTEYVRDLLHRLEPYGNEPRVAELRERARPLLVTPA; translated from the coding sequence ATGTCCAGGGAGCTCCGCGAGCCCAATGAGAAGCTCGGCGCCGTCCTCGCCCTCGCGGGCATCAGCAACGCCGGGCTGGCCCGGCGGGTCAATGACCTCGGCGCTCAGCGCGGTCTGACCCTCCGCTACGACAAGACCTCGGTGGCCCGGTGGGTGTCGAAGGGAATGGTGCCGCAGGGCGCCGCCCCGCACCTGATCGCGTCCGCCATCGGCGCGAAGCTCGGCCGGCCCGTGCCGCTGCACGAGATCGGGCTCGCGGACGCGGATCCGGCGCCCGAAGTGGGGCTGGCCTTCCCGCGCGACGTCGGCGCGGCCGTGCGCTCGGCCACCGACCTCTACCGGCTCGACCTCGCCGGCCGGCGCGGGGGTGGCGGGATCTGGCAGTCGCTCGCCGGCTCCTTCTCGGTATCGGCGTACGCGACGCCGGCCTCACGCTGGCTGATATCTCCTGCCGACAGCTCCGTGGCACGCGAACCGGTGGCACGCGAAGCGGTGCCGGGCGCGGCCCCGCCGGAAGGCCTACCGGCGCCTCCCGGCGCCCATGTCGGGGGTGTGCCCGCCCAGCCTTCGGGTGAAACGCCACCGGCGCCCGCTCCGGCCGCGCCCGCTGCGCCCGCCCCCGAGGCCGGGGGCCCGCAGCGCGTGGGCCACAGCGATGTGACCAAGCTGCGCGAGGCCGCCGAGGACGCCCGCCGCTGGGACTCCAAGTACGGCGGCGGCGACTGGCGTTCCTCGATGGTCCCCGAATGCCTGCGGGTGGACGCGGCGCCACTGCTGCTCGGCTCCTACACCGACGAGGTGGGCCGCGCGCTCTTCGGCGCCACCGCCGAACTGACGCGGCTGGCCGGCTGGATGGCCTTCGACACCGGTCAGCAGGAAGCCGCCCAGCGCTACTACATCCAGGCGCTGCGCCTGGCCCGCGCCGCAGCGGACGTACCGCTCGGCGGGTATGTGCTGGCGTCGATGTCCCTGCAGGCCACCTACCGGGACTTCCCCGACGAGGGCGTGGACCTCGCGCAGGCCGCGGTCGAGCGCAACCGGGGCCTGGCCACGGCGCGGACGATGAGCTTCTTCCGCCTCGTCGAGGCCCGGGCGCACGCGAAGGCGGGCGATTCGGCGGCCGCCGGGGCGGCGCTGCGGGCCTCCGAGGGCTGGCTGGAACGGGCCCGGGACGGCGACGCCGATCCGACCTGGCTGGGCTTCTACTCGTACGACCGCTTCGCGGCGGACGCGGCCGAGTGCTACCGGGACCTCAAACTCCCGCGCCAGGTAAGGCGTTTCACGGAACAGGCACTGTCCCGGCCGACGGAGGAGTACGTACGATCACACGGGCTGCGGCTCGTCGTGAGCGCGGTGGCCGAGCTGGAGTCCGGGAACCTCGACGCGGCGTGCGCGGCGGGAACCCGGGCGGTGGAGGTCGCGGGGCGGATCTCGTCGGCGCGGACGACGGAGTACGTACGGGACCTCCTGCACCGGCTGGAACCGTACGGGAACGAACCGCGCGTCGCCGAACTGCGCGAGCGGGCCAGGCCTCTGCTGGTAACCCCGGCATAG
- a CDS encoding asparagine synthase-related protein, whose product MRWLVGWSSIAASFGTAGRVAGHGAAHAYDQGGYGSGDYGSAAGNGSANGYGYGNGSANGSRPDGWGDGPVRGGLADAGHPDEPGAAAADRTVVPVGAQLLWGDPDPLWAVGDWRPDEIRTLTADPADPFTRLAVLGCCGATDEELRRALYAARGGALRHLTQWPGSYTAVVQAGRRITVVGDLAGARPVFYTPWASGTAYATAALPLADLIEAQLDIGHLAALLACPDSPEALGDGTPYVGVRRIPPGHALILREGSREITGYEPVASLAVAAPTADPELAVEGVREALVDAVRARLTAPRHAPETLPYDPGPVPGMGPADRRAARGAPAPVPGVGADLSGGSASATLALLAAGLPGAPGALLGRTGERLLAVTFNDLATPQGREPELARAHAIASDPRLHHVVVAAAEEALPYADLDGPLTDEPGPSLVFAARERRRLAAGSADHFTGHGARQVLDAHPARLADLLLDRRRRHLLRPTLALARSSPSGGDSLRVPFLVPLTVYSAARRLARTPYRAGMEAAAARLRDGVPAAGPGSPVDASLAALTWSRPGPAAAWLTGEALAEVSIRLTVAAGRPPLSLRPGEARARAVLARHAADHRVFEQAVEVRSQRLHAPFLDNQVVRAARALPESLRVQPGARAAVLRGVLSSAGVRDLPPGWGATAHAPNESATRLGLRAALPRLLTLFTSPLLADAGLIEARVVRQALLDAADGRPVPLDGIAELVSMELWLTRLLARRGTCWTGTSTPRRRAVPTGVPLRRPALS is encoded by the coding sequence GTGCGCTGGTTGGTGGGTTGGAGCAGTATCGCCGCGAGTTTCGGCACGGCCGGACGGGTCGCGGGGCACGGCGCTGCGCACGCCTACGACCAGGGCGGATACGGCTCGGGCGACTACGGATCGGCCGCGGGCAACGGCTCCGCGAACGGCTACGGCTACGGGAACGGCTCCGCGAACGGCTCCCGCCCCGACGGATGGGGCGACGGCCCGGTCCGCGGCGGGCTCGCCGACGCCGGCCACCCCGACGAACCGGGCGCCGCCGCGGCCGACCGCACCGTGGTCCCCGTCGGCGCCCAGCTCCTCTGGGGCGACCCCGACCCCCTGTGGGCCGTCGGCGACTGGCGCCCCGACGAGATCCGCACCCTCACCGCCGACCCCGCGGACCCCTTCACCCGCCTCGCCGTCCTCGGCTGCTGCGGCGCCACCGACGAGGAACTGCGCCGCGCGCTCTACGCCGCCCGCGGCGGCGCCCTGCGCCACCTCACCCAGTGGCCCGGCAGCTACACGGCCGTCGTCCAGGCCGGCCGCCGCATCACCGTCGTCGGCGACCTGGCCGGTGCGCGACCCGTCTTCTACACGCCCTGGGCGAGCGGGACCGCGTACGCCACCGCCGCCCTCCCGCTCGCCGACCTGATCGAGGCGCAGCTCGACATCGGCCATCTCGCCGCCCTGCTGGCCTGCCCCGACAGCCCGGAGGCGCTGGGCGACGGCACACCGTACGTCGGCGTACGCCGCATCCCGCCCGGCCACGCGCTGATCCTGCGCGAGGGCTCGCGGGAGATCACCGGGTACGAGCCGGTGGCCTCCCTCGCGGTGGCCGCCCCCACGGCCGACCCCGAGCTCGCGGTGGAGGGCGTACGGGAAGCTTTGGTCGACGCGGTGCGCGCCCGGCTCACGGCTCCGCGGCATGCTCCCGAGACGCTGCCCTACGACCCCGGGCCCGTCCCCGGAATGGGCCCGGCCGACCGCCGGGCCGCCCGCGGCGCCCCCGCGCCCGTCCCCGGAGTCGGCGCGGACCTCTCCGGAGGCAGCGCCTCCGCGACCCTCGCGCTGCTCGCGGCCGGCCTCCCGGGCGCACCCGGCGCCCTGCTCGGCCGCACCGGCGAACGCCTCCTCGCCGTCACCTTCAACGACCTGGCCACCCCCCAGGGCCGCGAACCCGAACTGGCACGCGCCCACGCCATCGCGTCCGACCCCCGCCTGCACCACGTGGTCGTGGCCGCCGCCGAGGAAGCCCTCCCCTACGCCGACCTCGACGGGCCGCTGACCGACGAACCGGGCCCCTCCCTGGTCTTCGCCGCCCGCGAACGCCGCCGCCTCGCGGCCGGCTCGGCGGACCACTTCACCGGCCACGGAGCCCGCCAGGTCCTCGACGCCCACCCCGCCCGGCTCGCCGACCTCCTGCTCGACCGACGCCGGCGCCACCTGCTGCGCCCCACCCTGGCCCTCGCCCGCTCCTCCCCGTCCGGGGGCGACTCCCTCCGCGTCCCCTTCCTGGTCCCCCTCACCGTGTACTCGGCGGCCCGCCGCCTGGCCCGTACGCCGTACCGCGCCGGCATGGAGGCGGCGGCGGCCCGGCTGCGCGACGGAGTCCCGGCCGCGGGACCCGGCTCCCCCGTGGACGCCTCGCTCGCGGCCCTGACCTGGTCCCGGCCCGGCCCGGCGGCGGCCTGGCTGACGGGGGAGGCCCTGGCCGAGGTATCGATCCGCCTCACCGTCGCCGCGGGCCGCCCGCCCCTCTCGCTGCGCCCCGGGGAGGCCCGGGCCCGCGCCGTCCTGGCCCGGCACGCCGCCGACCACCGGGTCTTCGAGCAGGCCGTGGAGGTCCGCAGCCAGCGGCTGCACGCCCCGTTCCTGGACAACCAGGTCGTACGGGCCGCCCGGGCCCTGCCCGAATCCCTCCGCGTGCAACCCGGCGCCCGGGCCGCGGTCCTGCGCGGTGTCCTGTCCTCGGCCGGGGTACGGGACCTCCCCCCGGGGTGGGGCGCGACGGCCCACGCCCCGAACGAATCGGCGACCCGCCTGGGACTGCGCGCGGCCCTCCCGCGACTCCTGACCCTCTTCACGTCCCCGCTCCTGGCGGACGCGGGCCTCATCGAAGCCCGGGTCGTGCGCCAGGCCCTCCTCGACGCGGCGGACGGCCGCCCGGTCCCGCTCGACGGAATCGCCGAACTCGTCTCGATGGAACTGTGGCTGACCCGCCTCCTGGCCCGCCGGGGCACCTGCTGGACCGGCACCTCCACCCCCCGCCGCAGAGCCGTCCCCACGGGAGTCCCCCTCCGCCGCCCGGCCCTGTCCTGA
- a CDS encoding sigma-70 family RNA polymerase sigma factor, whose amino-acid sequence MSVDGREEPHGGVGGEVEAGSLPARQVPAQREPGGRHAAGASGELPPSDGDLIARMRGGDDGAYEELFRRHSDAVRRYARTCCRDGHTADDLTAEVFARTLQAVRGGAGPDQSVRAYLLTTVRRVAAAWAKTAKREHLVEDFALFAEQASGSGDGAGGLPVRAGDDTLELGADVRAMHEAEQTLAMQAFRSLPERWQAVLWHTTVEEASPSAIAPLFGLSANATAVLASRAREGLKQAYLQAHVSTALSSGGDCARYADRLGAYARGGLRMRAERGLRKHLEECARCRLAAGELKDVNAGIPALLPVAVIGWFAAGYAAKAAGVVAGGAVAAGGAGAAAAAAGGSTAGAGAAGAGAAGGAAGGGGAGGVGGAVASEGLGLPAKAAIAAGVVVAAAAGVVFALAGDDAAPTVRANPAPGVAVPVPRSPAPAAPEPGPSRAQPPAARASVPPPKKQTPAPPVSVAPAAPTPSRSPERSSPAPSPSRAPSPKPSPTPSPVPPPKPKPPAPKPPQGFRLSSLGQSAYGNHDGPEIETWRSSWVWQRWAPVIGGQYFTHGITVNSRSSVEITLNRSCVSFSARAGVDGMSVFTNGTVRFSVYADGQRLWQSRALGYEDSAANVSVSLSGHKTLRLVVERAGGGRLPTLASWADSVISCR is encoded by the coding sequence ATGAGCGTTGACGGGCGGGAAGAGCCACACGGTGGCGTCGGCGGCGAGGTCGAGGCGGGCAGCCTGCCCGCGCGGCAGGTCCCGGCGCAGCGCGAACCGGGCGGCCGGCACGCCGCCGGAGCGAGCGGGGAACTCCCGCCTTCCGACGGGGACTTGATTGCCCGGATGCGCGGCGGTGACGACGGGGCCTACGAGGAACTGTTCCGCCGCCACTCCGATGCCGTGCGCCGCTATGCCCGTACCTGCTGTCGCGACGGGCACACCGCCGACGATCTGACGGCCGAGGTGTTCGCGCGGACGCTCCAGGCCGTACGGGGCGGGGCGGGTCCGGACCAGTCGGTGCGCGCCTACCTGCTGACCACCGTGCGCCGGGTCGCCGCCGCCTGGGCGAAGACGGCCAAGCGGGAGCATCTGGTCGAGGACTTCGCGCTGTTCGCGGAGCAGGCCTCCGGGTCCGGCGACGGTGCGGGCGGGCTGCCCGTACGAGCCGGGGACGACACCCTCGAACTCGGTGCCGATGTGCGCGCCATGCACGAGGCCGAGCAGACCCTCGCGATGCAGGCCTTCCGGAGCCTGCCCGAGCGGTGGCAGGCGGTGCTCTGGCACACCACCGTCGAGGAGGCGTCGCCGAGCGCGATCGCCCCGCTCTTCGGGCTGAGCGCGAACGCCACCGCGGTACTGGCCAGCCGGGCCCGCGAGGGCCTCAAGCAGGCGTACCTCCAGGCCCATGTGAGCACCGCGCTGAGTTCCGGCGGGGACTGCGCCCGGTACGCCGACCGGCTGGGGGCCTATGCCCGCGGGGGCTTGCGGATGCGGGCCGAGCGGGGGCTGCGCAAGCACCTCGAAGAGTGTGCCCGGTGCCGGCTGGCCGCCGGGGAGCTCAAGGACGTCAATGCGGGCATTCCCGCGCTGCTGCCGGTCGCCGTCATCGGGTGGTTCGCCGCCGGGTACGCCGCCAAGGCGGCCGGAGTGGTGGCCGGCGGGGCCGTCGCCGCGGGTGGTGCCGGGGCCGCTGCCGCAGCCGCGGGCGGGTCTACGGCTGGTGCCGGAGCCGCCGGAGCCGGGGCCGCGGGCGGGGCCGCCGGTGGAGGTGGGGCCGGTGGGGTCGGCGGAGCCGTGGCTTCGGAGGGGCTGGGGTTGCCGGCCAAGGCGGCCATCGCCGCCGGGGTCGTGGTGGCCGCGGCCGCCGGGGTGGTGTTCGCGCTGGCCGGTGACGACGCCGCTCCCACGGTCCGTGCGAACCCGGCGCCGGGCGTGGCCGTGCCGGTGCCGCGGAGTCCGGCCCCCGCCGCGCCGGAGCCCGGCCCGTCGCGGGCGCAGCCGCCGGCGGCACGAGCATCCGTACCGCCCCCGAAGAAGCAGACGCCCGCGCCGCCGGTGTCCGTGGCGCCGGCCGCGCCCACGCCCTCGCGGAGCCCGGAGCGGTCCTCGCCCGCTCCGAGTCCCAGCCGGGCCCCGAGTCCGAAGCCGAGTCCCACGCCGAGTCCCGTACCGCCCCCCAAGCCGAAGCCGCCGGCGCCGAAGCCTCCGCAGGGGTTCCGGCTGTCCTCGCTGGGCCAGTCCGCGTACGGGAACCACGACGGCCCCGAGATCGAGACCTGGCGCAGCAGCTGGGTGTGGCAGCGCTGGGCGCCGGTGATCGGCGGGCAGTACTTCACGCACGGGATCACGGTCAACTCCCGTTCCTCCGTGGAGATCACCCTCAACCGCAGCTGCGTCAGCTTCTCCGCGCGGGCCGGTGTGGACGGCATGTCGGTGTTCACGAACGGCACGGTCCGCTTCTCCGTGTACGCGGACGGGCAGCGGCTGTGGCAGTCCCGGGCCCTGGGCTACGAGGACTCGGCGGCGAACGTGTCCGTCTCGCTCTCCGGGCACAAGACGCTGCGCCTGGTCGTGGAGCGCGCCGGGGGCGGCCGCCTGCCGACGCTGGCCAGCTGGGCCGACTCCGTCATCAGCTGCCGCTGA
- a CDS encoding TetR/AcrR family transcriptional regulator has protein sequence MHISDFHASATALSSAASATDGHGRLMAGGPTTHGVGRSTPLRVDAQRNLEHVLRAAREVFGELGYGAPMEDVARRARVGVGTVYRRFPSKDVLVRRIAEEETSRLTEQARTALGQEEEPWQALSRFLRTSVASGAGRLLPPQVLRVDGPGEDGAEGTDGEAARVPHQRQVVAAGGAPDLRVVGAARTGLDDEPSEDAGAGELLEVVGRLVDRAREAGALRADVTVADVLLVIATAAPALPDAAQQAAASARLLDILLEGLRSRTV, from the coding sequence ATGCACATTTCCGATTTCCATGCTTCTGCCACCGCTCTGTCGTCGGCCGCTTCCGCGACCGACGGTCATGGGCGGCTGATGGCCGGCGGTCCCACCACGCACGGCGTGGGCCGCTCCACGCCGTTGCGCGTCGACGCACAGCGCAATCTCGAACACGTACTTCGCGCGGCGCGCGAGGTCTTCGGCGAGCTCGGGTACGGGGCTCCGATGGAGGACGTCGCACGACGCGCACGGGTGGGCGTCGGCACCGTGTACCGGCGGTTCCCCAGCAAGGACGTCCTGGTCCGGCGGATAGCCGAGGAGGAGACCTCGCGACTGACCGAGCAGGCCCGCACGGCTCTCGGCCAGGAGGAGGAGCCGTGGCAGGCGCTGTCGCGCTTCCTGCGCACCTCCGTCGCCTCGGGCGCCGGGCGGCTGCTGCCTCCGCAGGTGCTGCGGGTCGACGGGCCCGGTGAGGACGGGGCCGAGGGGACGGACGGCGAGGCCGCGCGGGTTCCGCACCAGCGTCAGGTCGTCGCGGCCGGCGGTGCGCCCGATCTGCGGGTCGTCGGCGCCGCTCGGACCGGCCTGGACGACGAGCCCTCGGAGGACGCGGGCGCGGGCGAGCTGCTGGAGGTCGTCGGCCGCCTCGTCGACCGGGCCCGGGAGGCCGGTGCGCTGCGCGCCGATGTCACGGTGGCCGATGTGCTGCTGGTGATAGCGACGGCCGCGCCCGCGCTGCCCGACGCGGCGCAGCAGGCGGCGGCTTCCGCCCGGCTGCTCGACATCCTGCTCGAAGGGCTGCGGTCCCGGACGGTGTAG
- a CDS encoding NAD(P)/FAD-dependent oxidoreductase produces MKAANSRGTAPGPPPRTRILIVGGGYVGMYTALRLQRKLRADEAEVTVVTPEPYMTYQPFLPEAAAGSISPRHVVVPLRRVLPKCRIVIGEARHIDHAARTATVTTLATDEEGEGPVEIEYDELVLAPGSVSRTLPIPGLAEYAIGFKTVEEAIGLRNHVIEQMDIASSTRDPALRDAALTFVFVGGGYAGVEALGELEDMARYAARYYHNVKPEDMKWVLVEASDRILPEVGPEMGTYTIRELRRRGIDLRLETRLESCENRIAVLSDGARFPTRTVVWTAGVKPHPILAASDLPKTDRGRLACTSFLTVEGVEHAWAAGDAASVPDITAPEKGVACAPNAQHAVRQAKVLADNLVSSLRGGLLTEYAHKYAGSVASLGLHKGVAHIYGRKLKGYPAWLMHRAYHLSRVPTLNRKTRVLAEWTLSGLFKREIVSLGSLEHPRAEFELAAGGGPKDPPKKSEG; encoded by the coding sequence GTGAAGGCTGCTAACTCCCGGGGCACGGCCCCCGGTCCCCCGCCCCGTACGCGGATCCTCATCGTCGGCGGCGGCTACGTAGGCATGTACACGGCGCTCCGGCTCCAGCGAAAGCTGAGAGCCGACGAGGCCGAGGTCACGGTGGTCACTCCCGAGCCGTACATGACGTACCAGCCCTTCCTCCCCGAAGCGGCCGCCGGCTCCATTTCCCCGCGCCACGTCGTGGTCCCGCTCCGCCGCGTCCTGCCGAAATGCCGCATCGTCATCGGCGAAGCCCGGCACATCGACCACGCCGCCCGGACCGCGACCGTCACCACCCTCGCCACCGACGAGGAAGGCGAAGGCCCCGTGGAGATCGAGTACGACGAACTGGTCCTCGCCCCCGGCTCCGTCTCCCGCACGCTCCCCATTCCGGGACTCGCCGAATACGCCATCGGATTCAAGACCGTGGAAGAGGCCATCGGCCTGCGTAATCACGTCATCGAGCAGATGGACATCGCCTCCTCCACCCGCGATCCCGCCCTGCGCGACGCCGCCCTCACCTTCGTCTTCGTCGGCGGCGGCTACGCGGGCGTCGAGGCCCTCGGCGAGCTGGAGGACATGGCCCGCTACGCCGCCCGCTACTACCACAACGTCAAGCCCGAGGACATGAAGTGGGTGCTGGTCGAGGCCAGCGACCGGATCCTCCCCGAGGTCGGCCCGGAGATGGGCACCTACACGATCCGCGAACTGCGCCGCCGCGGCATCGACCTGCGCCTGGAGACCCGGCTCGAATCCTGCGAGAACCGGATCGCCGTCCTCAGCGACGGCGCCCGCTTCCCCACCCGCACCGTCGTGTGGACCGCCGGCGTCAAACCGCACCCGATCCTCGCCGCCAGCGACCTGCCCAAGACCGACCGCGGCCGCCTCGCCTGCACCTCCTTCCTCACGGTCGAAGGCGTCGAGCACGCCTGGGCCGCCGGGGACGCCGCATCCGTCCCCGACATCACCGCCCCGGAGAAGGGCGTCGCCTGCGCCCCCAACGCGCAGCACGCCGTCCGCCAGGCCAAGGTCCTCGCCGACAACCTCGTCTCGTCCCTGCGCGGCGGACTCCTCACCGAGTACGCCCACAAGTACGCGGGATCCGTGGCCTCCCTCGGACTCCACAAGGGCGTCGCCCACATCTACGGCCGCAAGCTCAAGGGCTACCCGGCCTGGCTCATGCACCGCGCCTACCACCTGAGCCGCGTCCCGACCCTGAACCGCAAGACGCGCGTGCTCGCCGAGTGGACGCTCTCCGGCCTCTTCAAGCGTGAGATCGTCTCGCTGGGATCCCTCGAACACCCCAGAGCAGAATTCGAACTCGCGGCGGGCGGAGGCCCCAAGGACCCTCCGAAGAAGAGCGAAGGCTGA